From the Penicillium oxalicum strain HP7-1 chromosome V, whole genome shotgun sequence genome, one window contains:
- a CDS encoding AP-1 complex subunit gamma-1 translates to MLELIQADCCVAALRNGLATLPDLQEKSRRRSFSSKFLHCRSDLSPLGAADHHVFFPLNPTSCTVKQFIRNVRSAKTIADERAVIQKESAAIRASFREESHDSGVRRNNVAKLLYLFTLGERTHFGQIECLKLLASHRFADKRLGYLGTMLLLDENQEVLTLVTNSLQNDLSHSNQYIVGLALCALGNIASVEMSRDLFTEVENLMSTANPYIRRKAAICAMRICRKVPDLHEHFLEKAKTLLGDRNHGVLLCGLTFAIDLCEAEEEDEEGPEGVIEAFRPLAGGLVRALKGLTTSGYAPEHDVSGITDPFLQVKILRFLRVLGRGDAATSELINDILAQVATNTDSSKNVGNAILYEAVLTILDIEADSGLRVLGVNILGKFLSNKDNNIRYVALNTLNKVVAIEPNAVQRHRNTILECLRDPDISIRRRALDLSFMLINESNVRVLVRELLAFLEVADNEFKPVMTTQIGIAADRFAPNKRWHLDTILRVLKLAGNYVKEQILSSFVRLIATTPELQTYAVQKLYSSLKEDISQEGLTIAATWTIGEYADSLLQGGQYEEEELVKEVRESDIVDLLTNILNSTYANQIVVEYIITATMKLTTRLSDPAQIERLRRLLSSRTADLSVEIQQRAVEYSNLFGYDQIRRGVLERMPAPEIREEQRVLGAPAKKRQSKILRGKSTKVSKPADHDLLLDLMGGSDAPVTSPTSNGSNTADLLADILGGGDSSTTSPAPAPSGQATNHSSIMDLFGSGGASPSPQPAQQSASASLDLLGGGGGMGGMGTSVPSSTASPAPPTAATPAHNVFNKDGLVLTLQVQRSGTNAQILARFRNDSNFDTFTNVGLQAAVPKSQRLQLSAINKSDLQAGDEGTQTLRIAALNGALPPKLRLRLRVSSTRDGNAVTDQVDWSEP, encoded by the exons ATGCTCGAGCTGATCCAAGCCGACTGCTGCGTTGCTGCACTACGGAACGGCCTCGCAACCTTACCGGACCTACAGGAGAAATCTCGTCGCAGATCATTCTCGTCCAAATTTCTTCATTGCCGTTCAGACCTCTCCCCGCTAGGGGCTGCGGACCATCATGTCTTCTT TCCGCTGAACCCCACATCTTGCACAGTGAAGCAATTCATCCGCAATGTTCGATCGGCCAAGACCATCGCCGACGAGCGGGCGGTCATTCAAAAAGAGAGTGCTGCCATTCGAGCTTCATTCCGCGAAGAAAGCCATGACTCGGGCGTCCG GAGGAACAACGTGGCCAAACTGCTGTATCTCTTCACCCTCGGCGAACGAACTCATTTTGGTCAAATAGAATGTCTGAAGCTCCTTGCGTCTCATCGGTTCGCCGACAAACGATTGGGGTATTTGGGGACGATGCTTCTACTTGACGAAAACCAGGAGGTGCTGACGTTGGTCACAAATTCCCTGCAAAA TGACTTGAGCCACTCTAACCAGTACATCGTCGGTCTCGCCCTCTGTGCCCTCGGCAACATCGCATCGGTCGAGATGTCCCGAGACTTGTTCACCGAAGTGGAAAACCTCATGTCCACAGCGAACCCCTATATTCGTCGGAAAGCTGCCATCTGTGCCATGCGCATTTGTCGCAAAGTCCCGGACCTACATGAACACTTCctggaaaaggcaaagacgCTACTCGGGGATCGCAACCATGGAGTTCTGCTGTGCGGTCTGACCTTTGCAATCGACTTGTGCgaggcagaggaggaggatgaggagggtcCGGAGGGAGTCATCGAGGCATTCCGTCCGCTGGCTGGTGGTCTTGTGCGAGCCTTGAAAGGTTTGACCACTTCCGGGTATGCACCAGAGCATGACGTGTCGGGCATTACGGATCCTTTCCTCCAGGTCAAAATCCTACGTTTCCTGCGTGTACTTGGGCGAGGTGATGCGGCAACCAGTGAATTGATCAACGACATCCTCGCGCAAGTGGCCACAAACACTGATTCTTCTAAGAATGTGGGAAATGCCATCTTGTACGAGGCTGTGCTCACTATCCTTGACATTGAGGCGGATTCGGGTCTGAGGGTGCTGGGTGTGAACATTCTTGGAAAGTTCCTGTCCAACAAGGACAACAACATTCGCTACGTCGCCTTGAATACTCTCAACAAGGTGGTGGCCATTGAACCCAACGCGGTGCAAAGACACCGCAACACCATCCTGGAATGTCTGCGGGATCCCGATATCAGTATTCGCCGGCGAGCTCTTGATCTCAGTTTCATGCTGATCAACGAGAGCAACGTGCGCGTCCTCGTCCGGGAGCTACTGGCATTCCTAGAAGTGGCCGACAACGAGTTCAAGCCAGTGATGACCACGCAAATTGGAATTGCTGCCGACCGCTTCGCCCCAAACAAACGCTGGCATTTGGACACCATCCTTCGGGTTCTCAAGCTGGCCGGAAACTACGTCAAGGAACAGATCCTCTCCTCATTTGTCCGTTTGATTGCCACCACCCCTGAGTTGCAGACCTATGCTGTCCAGAAACTCTATTCCTCCCTGAAGGAGGATATCTCCCAGGAAGGCCTGACAATAGCCGCCACGTGGACGATCGGTGAATACGCCGACAGTTTGCTTCAAGGCGGCCAAtacgaggaggaagagctggTCAAGGAAGTTCGCGAGAGCGACATCGTCGACTTGCTCACCAACATTCTAAACAGCACCTACGCCAACCAGATCGTGGTGGAATATATTATCACGGCTACTATGAAGCTCACCACGCGCCTTTCAGATCCCGCACAAATTGAACGTCTGCGACGACTCCTGTCTAGTCGCACTGCCGACCTGAGTGTAGAGATTCAACAACGTGCGGTCGAGTACAGCAACCTCTTTGGCTATGATCAAATTCGCCGGGGTGTCCTTGAGCGAATGCCTGCACCTGAGATCCGGGAAGAGCAGCGCGTATTGGGTGCGCCAGCCAAAAAACGCCAGAGCAAGATTCTTCGCGGCAAGTCCACGAAGGTTTCTAAGCCTGCCGATCATGATTTGCTCCTCGATCTCATGGGTGGCTCCGACGCCCCTGTCACAAGTCCAACATCAAATGGGTCCAACACCGCCGATCTGCTGGCAGATATCCTCGGTGGAGGGGACTCGAGCACAACctctcctgctcctgctcctaGTGGTCAGGCTACAAATCACAGTTCAATCATGGATCTGTTCGGCTCAGGCGGCGCTTCGCCTTCTCCACAGCCAGCTCAGCAATCGGCCTCCGCCTCGCTGGACTTGCTCGGTGGCGGAGGTGGCATGGGTGGCATGGGTACCTCCGTGCCGTCATCGACTGCGTCGCCCGCGCCCCCAACCGCAGCCACACCCGCGCACAATGTCTTCAACAAGGATGGTCTTGTTTTGACGTTACAAGTGCAGCGTAGCGGCACCAATGCTCAGATTCTGGCCCGCTTCCGCAACGACTCCAACTTCGACACCTTCACCAACGTTGGCCTACAAGCTGCCGTGCCGAAGAGCCAGCGCTTGCAGCTGAGTGCCATCAACAAGTCTGATCTGCAGGCTGGTGATGAGGGCACCCAGACATTACGCATTGCTGCACTCAATGGG GCCCTCCCACCCAAACTTCGACTTCGCCTTCGAGTATCGTCGACTCGGGATGGCAATGCAGTCACAGACCAGGTCGATTGGTCGGAACCTTAA